One Planctomycetota bacterium genomic window carries:
- the lpdA gene encoding dihydrolipoyl dehydrogenase yields the protein MRHFDVVVIGGGPAGYVAAIRAAQLGFSVACVERAKLGGVCLNWGCIPSKALLANAELVEKLRRQEDQKFWGLKISGEVGLDWDRVIGRSRDVAGKLNKGIEFLLRKNKITHLVGNAKLVSAASNGKKCTVEVQECAVKEELTSAPATPGKAIETITADHVIVATGSVARDLPFAKFDGDRVWGAREAMYNKEQPKKLVVVGAGAIGMEFAYFYHSMGTQVTVIEMLDRVLPVEDKDVSAALEKLYKKHGMTFLTSHVTQGVEKTASGVKVTVAPLANGKPDESKKQVLEADRVLLAIGVKGRTDGLCDASLGLKIEKDHIVTDFKPGVTKNEAIDYKTNLPGVYAVGDVIGPPWLAHVAMEEAVTCVERIAWRAKKWHHEPHPIDYSTIPGCTYCIPQVASVGYTEQKLIEMGKVKGKDYAVGTCGFMAHGKAIAAAHTDGFVKIIRGLPRGEILGAHILGDQATELIAELTLARRLEATTEELIATMHAHPTMHEAVHEAALGSEGRMIHA from the coding sequence ATGCGGCATTTCGACGTGGTGGTGATCGGGGGCGGGCCGGCGGGGTACGTGGCGGCGATCCGGGCGGCGCAGCTCGGCTTTTCCGTCGCGTGCGTGGAGCGTGCCAAGCTGGGCGGGGTGTGCTTGAACTGGGGGTGCATCCCCAGCAAGGCGCTGCTGGCCAACGCCGAACTCGTCGAGAAGCTGCGCCGCCAGGAGGACCAGAAGTTCTGGGGCCTCAAGATCAGCGGCGAGGTCGGGCTCGACTGGGACCGCGTCATCGGCCGGTCGCGCGACGTGGCGGGCAAGCTGAACAAGGGCATCGAGTTCCTGCTCCGCAAGAACAAGATCACGCACCTGGTGGGGAACGCCAAGCTCGTCTCGGCGGCGTCGAACGGGAAGAAGTGCACCGTGGAGGTGCAGGAGTGCGCGGTCAAGGAAGAACTGACGAGCGCCCCCGCCACGCCCGGCAAGGCCATCGAGACCATCACCGCCGACCACGTCATCGTCGCGACGGGCAGCGTGGCGCGCGATCTGCCGTTCGCGAAGTTCGACGGCGACCGCGTGTGGGGCGCGCGCGAGGCGATGTACAACAAGGAGCAGCCCAAGAAGCTCGTCGTCGTCGGCGCCGGCGCCATCGGGATGGAGTTCGCGTACTTCTACCACTCCATGGGCACGCAGGTCACGGTCATCGAGATGCTGGACCGGGTGCTGCCGGTCGAGGACAAGGACGTGTCGGCGGCCCTGGAGAAGCTGTACAAGAAGCACGGGATGACGTTCCTCACCTCGCACGTCACGCAGGGCGTGGAGAAGACCGCGTCGGGCGTGAAGGTGACGGTCGCGCCGCTGGCGAACGGGAAGCCCGACGAGAGCAAGAAGCAGGTGCTCGAGGCCGACCGGGTGCTGCTGGCCATCGGGGTCAAGGGGCGCACCGACGGGCTGTGCGACGCGTCGCTGGGCTTGAAGATCGAGAAGGACCACATCGTCACGGACTTCAAGCCCGGGGTGACGAAGAACGAGGCGATCGATTACAAGACGAACCTGCCCGGGGTGTACGCGGTGGGCGACGTGATCGGCCCGCCGTGGCTGGCGCACGTGGCGATGGAAGAGGCGGTGACGTGCGTGGAGCGGATCGCGTGGCGGGCGAAGAAGTGGCACCACGAGCCGCACCCGATCGACTACTCGACGATCCCCGGCTGCACGTACTGCATCCCGCAGGTGGCGAGCGTGGGCTACACCGAGCAGAAGCTGATCGAGATGGGCAAGGTGAAGGGGAAGGACTACGCGGTGGGCACGTGCGGGTTCATGGCGCACGGGAAGGCGATCGCCGCGGCCCACACCGACGGGTTCGTCAAGATCATCCGGGGCCTGCCGCGGGGCGAGATCCTGGGGGCGCACATCCTGGGCGACCAGGCGACGGAACTGATCGCGGAACTGACCCTGGCGCGTCGGCTGGAAGCGACGACCGAGGAGCTCATCGCCACGATGCACGCGCACCCGACGATGCACGAGGCGGTGCACGAGGCCGCCCTGGGCAGCGAAGGGCGCATGATCCACGCCTGA
- a CDS encoding M12 family metallo-peptidase — MKNWLSKACRAAMVIAAGAAVAVGTTAHAQHRVHPDPISIKDMPVADLAGGVVVWLDVPANTREAMTITLPTEHRKELVLAIEPNSILDETHEVRAYFGRGPNDYHVVDCGPETTYTGVVQNLEDSRVGLSIIDDGIIGGIYLPDGSTVWVQPLSDFLPGAPAEMHVVYEGEDSSCGGICGVANAPNREGHDHETNGYDPRGACGGTYCEALVACDADFAYYQDRGSSTTATRDRITAIINVMNHQYQRDVQITHAVGTILVRTTSGSDPYTSNNNNTLLSQFRSEWNAVNGAILRDVAHLFTGREIDGNIIGTAYVGQVCDLPNAYGFSQSDFSSSFSCVTDLTAHEVGHNWDANHCTCTSSTMNPSITCTNTFQNSTTPNSITDINAYENSVGCLTSRSGIPANNMCTSATRVRFNGNWTGSNVGATTDGGETTCGDEGGGLFDVWWVVTPPVSGTVTLSTCGSSFDTVLSVFDDCPGGVDDLVACNDDIGNTVCPSNGLNSQLTFSAVGGSTYYIRVAGFNGATGSITLNVDCPEPANNSPCSLGAPIFDGNNLIGTVYGAASDGDATCGSSTGNQDVWYEFTAPCPGTLVVSTCGSHDWQGNEDSGMDTVLSLHSACIGDTTNQLACNDDSSTNCTQAGAVRDSRVSTVVTRGQVVQIRVAPFGASNSGFGTGMFRIQADFTQSVEAPEVTAIANQSVNCSTLYTGPTPSVVAPSCMTGVTWSLVTGPAGMTINSATGVVSWPNPVVSTPLVTIRATNSAGFDDEGFILTVDRISPLIVAIPNNTIGCGSAYTGPTPSLTNPGCMNPITSWVLLTGPAGMTINAATGVVSWPTPVAGAHLVNIQAINSVGSDTESWTVTVSQSAPVLTDIPDAAVACGPYTGPTPTFTNPGCMGPATLYQLAAGAPAGMTINAATGVVSWANPVAGVFPITIRVTTAVGTDTESWTLTVNRIAPVIVAIPNGTHNLPNPYVGPTPSLTNAGCMNPVSYSLVTFPAGMTINNATGVVTWAAPVLGVHNITIRATNSAGFDDETWRIEVLPGVPCDPDVNCDGNVDQDDIACLEQAVAGELGCICTDPDFNQDGNVDQDDIDALSQVVAGSPCP; from the coding sequence ATGAAGAACTGGCTCAGCAAGGCCTGTCGGGCGGCGATGGTTATCGCCGCCGGGGCCGCGGTCGCTGTCGGCACGACGGCGCACGCGCAGCATCGAGTTCATCCGGATCCGATCTCGATCAAGGACATGCCGGTGGCGGACCTCGCCGGCGGGGTGGTGGTGTGGCTGGACGTGCCCGCGAACACGCGCGAGGCGATGACCATCACGCTGCCGACCGAGCACCGCAAGGAGCTGGTCCTGGCGATCGAGCCCAACTCGATCCTGGACGAGACGCACGAGGTGCGTGCGTACTTCGGTCGCGGCCCGAACGATTACCACGTCGTCGACTGCGGCCCGGAGACGACGTACACGGGCGTGGTGCAGAACCTCGAGGACTCGCGCGTCGGCCTGTCCATCATCGACGACGGGATCATCGGCGGGATCTATCTGCCGGACGGCTCGACCGTCTGGGTGCAGCCTCTGAGCGACTTCCTGCCCGGCGCCCCCGCCGAGATGCACGTCGTGTACGAGGGTGAGGACTCGTCCTGCGGCGGGATCTGCGGCGTGGCCAACGCCCCGAACCGCGAGGGGCACGACCACGAGACCAACGGGTACGACCCGCGCGGCGCGTGCGGCGGAACGTACTGCGAGGCGCTGGTCGCCTGCGACGCCGACTTTGCCTACTACCAGGATCGCGGCAGCAGCACGACTGCGACGCGCGACCGCATCACCGCGATCATCAACGTGATGAACCACCAGTACCAGCGCGACGTGCAGATCACGCACGCCGTCGGCACGATCCTGGTGCGAACGACGTCGGGCTCGGACCCGTACACGTCGAACAACAACAACACGCTCCTGAGCCAGTTCCGCAGCGAGTGGAACGCGGTCAACGGCGCGATCTTGCGCGACGTGGCGCACCTGTTCACGGGACGCGAGATCGACGGCAACATCATCGGGACGGCGTACGTCGGCCAGGTCTGCGACCTGCCGAACGCGTACGGCTTCTCGCAGTCTGACTTCTCCTCGTCCTTCTCCTGCGTCACGGACCTGACGGCCCACGAAGTCGGGCACAACTGGGACGCCAACCACTGCACGTGCACCAGCTCGACGATGAACCCGTCGATCACCTGCACCAACACCTTCCAGAACTCCACCACCCCCAACAGCATCACCGACATCAACGCGTACGAGAACAGCGTCGGCTGCCTCACCTCGCGCAGCGGCATCCCCGCCAACAACATGTGCACCAGCGCCACGCGCGTGCGCTTCAACGGCAACTGGACCGGCTCCAACGTCGGCGCCACCACTGATGGCGGCGAGACGACCTGCGGCGACGAGGGCGGCGGGCTCTTCGATGTCTGGTGGGTGGTCACCCCGCCGGTGTCCGGCACCGTCACCCTCAGCACCTGCGGCTCGAGCTTCGACACCGTCCTGAGCGTCTTCGACGACTGCCCGGGCGGGGTCGATGATCTCGTCGCGTGCAACGACGACATCGGCAACACCGTCTGCCCGAGCAACGGGCTCAACTCCCAGCTCACCTTCTCGGCCGTCGGCGGCAGCACGTACTACATCCGCGTCGCCGGCTTCAACGGCGCGACGGGCAGCATCACGCTCAACGTGGACTGCCCCGAGCCGGCCAACAACTCGCCCTGCTCGCTCGGGGCCCCGATCTTCGACGGCAACAACCTCATCGGCACTGTGTACGGCGCCGCCTCGGACGGCGACGCCACCTGCGGCTCGTCGACCGGCAACCAGGACGTCTGGTACGAGTTCACGGCGCCGTGCCCGGGCACGCTGGTGGTCAGCACCTGCGGCAGCCACGACTGGCAGGGCAACGAGGACTCCGGCATGGACACGGTGCTCTCGCTGCACTCGGCGTGCATCGGCGACACCACCAACCAGCTCGCGTGCAACGACGACTCGTCGACGAACTGCACGCAGGCCGGGGCGGTGCGTGACTCGCGCGTCTCGACCGTCGTGACGCGCGGGCAGGTCGTGCAGATCCGCGTGGCGCCCTTCGGCGCCAGCAACTCGGGCTTCGGCACCGGCATGTTCCGCATCCAGGCCGACTTCACGCAGAGCGTCGAGGCGCCGGAGGTCACGGCGATCGCCAACCAGAGCGTCAACTGCTCGACGCTCTACACGGGTCCCACCCCCAGCGTGGTCGCGCCGTCGTGCATGACGGGCGTCACGTGGTCGCTGGTCACTGGCCCGGCGGGTATGACGATCAACAGCGCCACGGGCGTGGTCTCCTGGCCGAACCCGGTGGTAAGCACCCCGCTCGTCACGATCCGCGCCACCAACTCGGCGGGCTTCGATGACGAGGGCTTCATCCTGACGGTCGACCGCATCTCGCCGTTGATCGTGGCGATTCCGAACAACACAATCGGCTGCGGCTCGGCGTACACCGGCCCGACGCCGTCGCTCACGAACCCGGGTTGCATGAACCCGATCACGTCGTGGGTGCTGCTGACCGGCCCCGCGGGGATGACCATCAACGCCGCCACCGGGGTCGTCTCCTGGCCCACCCCGGTCGCCGGCGCACATCTCGTCAACATTCAGGCCATCAACTCGGTGGGGAGTGACACCGAGTCGTGGACGGTCACCGTCAGCCAGTCCGCGCCGGTTCTCACGGACATCCCGGACGCGGCGGTCGCGTGCGGCCCGTACACCGGCCCGACGCCGACCTTCACCAATCCCGGGTGCATGGGCCCGGCCACGCTCTACCAGCTCGCCGCGGGCGCGCCGGCGGGCATGACGATCAACGCCGCCACCGGCGTGGTCTCGTGGGCCAACCCGGTCGCCGGCGTGTTCCCGATCACGATCCGCGTGACGACCGCCGTCGGCACGGACACGGAGTCGTGGACCCTCACGGTCAACCGCATCGCGCCGGTGATCGTGGCGATCCCGAACGGGACGCACAACCTGCCCAACCCGTACGTCGGTCCGACGCCTTCGCTCACCAACGCCGGGTGCATGAACCCGGTGTCCTACTCGCTCGTCACGTTCCCCGCGGGCATGACGATCAACAACGCGACCGGCGTGGTCACCTGGGCCGCCCCGGTGCTGGGCGTCCACAACATCACCATCCGCGCTACCAACTCGGCCGGCTTCGATGACGAGACCTGGCGCATCGAGGTGCTGCCCGGCGTGCCCTGCGACCCGGACGTCAACTGCGACGGCAACGTCGATCAGGACGACATCGCCTGCCTCGAGCAGGCGGTGGCGGGCGAGCTCGGCTGCATCTGCACCGACCCGGACTTCAACCAGGACGGCAACGTCGATCAGGACGACATCGACGCGCTCTCCCAGGTTGTCGCCGGCTCGCCCTGCCCCTAA